From a single Candidatus Microthrix subdominans genomic region:
- a CDS encoding sugar ABC transporter permease: MLCAPAVTVMLVVTAYPIAYAVWLSLQRYDLRFPDDREFIGLANYASVLSASQWWDSVLSTVIITVFSVIIELVLGFTLAWVMHRAIFGRGLVRASTLIPYGIITVVAALAWKFAFDPTTGFVNGLLGTDTAWFGARWSSFFVIILTEIWKTTPFMALLLLAGLTLVPNDLLQAARVDGASAFQRFTRVTLPLMKPAILVALLFRTLDAFRVFDSVYVQTRGAEGTETVSITGYKTLITRLNLGLGSAVSVLVFIAVLLIAALFVKGFGANLDQQQGDL; encoded by the coding sequence ATGCTGTGCGCTCCGGCGGTCACCGTCATGTTGGTGGTCACCGCCTACCCGATCGCCTACGCGGTCTGGCTCAGCCTGCAGCGCTACGACCTGCGCTTTCCCGACGACCGCGAGTTCATCGGCCTGGCCAACTACGCCTCGGTGCTGTCGGCCTCGCAGTGGTGGGACTCGGTGCTGAGCACGGTGATCATCACCGTCTTCTCGGTCATCATCGAGCTGGTGCTCGGCTTCACCCTGGCCTGGGTGATGCACCGCGCCATCTTCGGGCGCGGCCTGGTGCGGGCATCGACCCTGATCCCCTACGGCATCATCACCGTCGTCGCTGCGCTGGCCTGGAAGTTCGCCTTCGACCCGACCACCGGGTTCGTCAACGGGCTGCTCGGCACCGACACGGCGTGGTTCGGTGCACGATGGTCGTCGTTCTTCGTCATCATCCTCACCGAGATCTGGAAGACCACGCCGTTTATGGCCCTGCTACTCCTCGCCGGGCTGACGCTGGTACCCAACGACCTGTTACAGGCCGCACGGGTGGACGGAGCATCGGCATTCCAGCGGTTCACCCGGGTGACCCTGCCGCTGATGAAGCCGGCCATCCTGGTGGCGCTGCTGTTCCGCACGCTGGACGCCTTCCGGGTGTTCGACTCGGTGTACGTGCAGACCCGCGGCGCCGAGGGCACCGAAACCGTGTCGATCACCGGCTACAAGACGCTGATCACCCGCCTCAACCTCGGCCTGGGGTCGGCGGTGTCGGTGCTGGTGTTCATCGCCGTGCTGCTCATCGCCGCCCTGTTCGTCAAGGGCTTTGGCGCCAACCTCGATCAGCAGCAAGGAGACCTCTGA
- a CDS encoding ABC transporter substrate-binding protein, with product MSPRGRPLCTAILALVTLGLSLSACGGDEGGAPTLNWYVFDEPGGSFTNAAKNCSTDSYDIKVQVLPADADQQREQLVRRLAAGDTSIDLIGMDVIWTAEFAGAEWILPLEGKAAEAATKGKLEAAVESATYEDEVYGVPFTSNTQLLWYRKDLVKTPPTTWDEMLDMSAKLEQEGKPHLIQTQGQRYEGLTVLFNTVLASSGGSILNDDATKVSLEEEPTRTALEVLSKYARSDAAPDTLSTSIEDDNRLSFEAGESAFMLNYPFVYPSAEANAPEVFKNLGWAMFPRVTADEPAHVTLGGVNIGVGAMSKHPDEAFEAAACLAGEDNQVYAATNGGLPPTIESLYSDDTVRETYPFADELVATFKEATLRPQTPLYNDVSLAVSGTLHPLEDIDPEADVDKLRDAVTRALNGEGLL from the coding sequence ATGAGTCCCCGGGGACGTCCGCTGTGCACTGCGATTCTGGCGCTGGTCACGCTCGGTCTGAGCCTGTCCGCTTGTGGTGGCGACGAGGGCGGAGCCCCGACGCTCAACTGGTACGTCTTCGATGAGCCCGGCGGCTCGTTCACCAACGCCGCCAAGAACTGCTCGACCGACAGCTATGACATCAAGGTGCAGGTGCTGCCGGCAGACGCCGACCAGCAGCGAGAGCAGCTGGTGCGTCGCCTGGCCGCCGGCGACACGTCGATCGACCTGATCGGCATGGACGTCATCTGGACCGCAGAGTTTGCCGGCGCCGAGTGGATCCTGCCGCTGGAAGGCAAAGCGGCCGAAGCGGCGACCAAGGGCAAGCTCGAGGCCGCCGTCGAGAGCGCCACCTATGAGGACGAGGTGTACGGCGTCCCCTTCACCTCGAACACCCAGCTGCTCTGGTACCGCAAGGACCTGGTGAAGACACCACCCACAACCTGGGACGAGATGCTCGACATGTCGGCGAAGCTCGAGCAGGAGGGCAAACCCCACCTGATCCAGACGCAGGGCCAGCGCTACGAGGGGCTGACCGTGCTGTTCAACACCGTGTTGGCGTCGTCGGGCGGCAGCATCCTCAACGACGACGCCACCAAGGTGTCGCTCGAGGAGGAGCCCACGCGCACAGCGCTGGAGGTGCTGTCCAAGTACGCCCGCTCCGATGCGGCACCCGACACGCTGTCCACGTCGATCGAGGACGACAACCGGCTGAGCTTCGAGGCGGGCGAGTCGGCGTTCATGTTGAACTATCCCTTCGTCTATCCAAGCGCCGAGGCCAACGCCCCGGAGGTGTTCAAGAACCTGGGGTGGGCGATGTTCCCCCGGGTGACGGCCGACGAGCCGGCCCACGTCACGCTCGGCGGGGTCAACATCGGCGTCGGCGCCATGTCGAAGCATCCCGACGAGGCCTTCGAGGCGGCGGCGTGCCTGGCCGGCGAGGACAATCAGGTTTACGCCGCCACCAACGGCGGACTGCCCCCGACGATCGAGTCGCTCTACTCCGATGACACGGTGCGGGAGACCTACCCGTTCGCCGACGAGCTGGTGGCGACGTTCAAGGAGGCGACGCTCCGGCCCCAGACGCCGCTGTACAACGACGTGTCCCTGGCGGTGTCGGGAACGCTGCATCCGCTGGAGGACATCGACCCGGAGGCCGACGTGGACAAGCTGCGCGACGCCGTCACCCGGGCGCTCAACGGGGAGGGGTTGCTGTGA
- a CDS encoding ABC transporter permease, protein MTAITNPIESNGRHAASREGGEALPKPRGVTHDVWVIARRGLIHMRRQPEQLSDATIQPIMFVIMFAYVFGGAIVVPGGGESTPQRYREFLMGGIMAQTLVFTAFGVALSIANDRKNQAVDRFRALPISRGAVLGGHAVANVIKALLPIALMSATGYVVGWRIRGSLFDTLSAYALMVAFAFAMIWIGVLLGSLVATPEGVSGIAFVALFPLTFVASTFVPISSMPGPLRTVASWNPITTVADALRTLFGNPNTPTEPGAPWSLVHPVAYSWIWIVAIVVICAPLAVLAYQRSIDS, encoded by the coding sequence ATGACCGCCATCACCAATCCAATCGAATCGAACGGCCGCCACGCCGCGAGCCGAGAAGGCGGCGAGGCCTTACCGAAGCCCAGAGGGGTGACCCACGACGTGTGGGTGATCGCACGGCGCGGCCTCATCCACATGCGTCGCCAACCCGAACAGCTCAGCGACGCCACGATCCAGCCGATCATGTTCGTCATCATGTTCGCCTACGTGTTCGGCGGCGCCATCGTCGTTCCCGGCGGAGGTGAGTCCACCCCACAGCGCTACCGCGAGTTTCTGATGGGCGGGATCATGGCCCAGACCCTGGTGTTCACCGCGTTCGGCGTGGCCCTCAGCATCGCCAACGATCGCAAGAACCAGGCGGTGGACCGGTTCCGGGCGCTGCCGATCTCCCGCGGTGCGGTGCTCGGCGGACACGCCGTCGCCAACGTCATCAAGGCCCTGTTGCCGATCGCGCTCATGTCGGCCACCGGCTACGTCGTCGGGTGGCGGATCCGCGGCAGCCTGTTCGACACGCTCAGCGCCTACGCCCTGATGGTGGCGTTTGCGTTCGCCATGATCTGGATCGGCGTGCTGTTGGGCAGCCTCGTTGCCACCCCGGAGGGGGTGAGCGGGATCGCGTTCGTTGCGCTGTTCCCGTTGACCTTCGTCGCTTCGACGTTCGTGCCGATCTCGTCGATGCCCGGCCCGCTGCGCACGGTCGCGTCGTGGAACCCGATCACAACCGTGGCCGACGCCCTGCGGACCCTGTTCGGCAACCCAAACACCCCGACCGAACCGGGCGCACCGTGGTCGCTCGTCCACCCGGTTGCGTACTCGTGGATCTGGATCGTCGCCATCGTCGTCATCTGCGCGCCGTTGGCGGTGCTCGCCTACCAGCGCTCGATCGACTCCTGA
- a CDS encoding ATP-binding cassette domain-containing protein: MTSSLAVEATGLVKHYGETVALSGVDIDVPTGTVTGVLGPNGAGKTTVVRILTTLAQATAGTATVAGFDVATHPTEVRRRIGLAAQDATVDPLLTGHENLVMNGELHQLSGRAAKARSRELLEQFSLADAGDRVSSGYSGGMRRRLDLAATLVGRPSVLFLDEPTTGLDPRARTELWGVLETLVGDGTSILLTTQYLDEADRLADDILVVDHGRVIARGDARSLKRQVGGDNIGVTINDPSQLDEVAAILARVTGTHPVVDRPARTATSPTTEGVAALASVANALADNRVAVEDLSLRQPTLDEVFLTLTGAPAEADQPSDEAEEAHR, translated from the coding sequence ATGACATCTTCCTTAGCGGTCGAGGCCACCGGCCTCGTCAAGCACTACGGCGAGACGGTCGCCCTTTCCGGGGTGGACATCGACGTGCCCACGGGCACCGTCACCGGCGTGCTCGGCCCCAACGGGGCCGGCAAGACGACGGTGGTGCGTATCCTGACCACGCTCGCCCAGGCCACCGCTGGAACGGCGACTGTGGCCGGATTCGACGTGGCCACTCACCCGACCGAGGTGCGCCGCCGCATCGGTCTCGCAGCCCAGGACGCAACGGTGGACCCGCTGCTCACCGGCCACGAGAACCTGGTGATGAACGGTGAGCTGCACCAGCTGTCGGGCCGGGCCGCCAAGGCGCGGTCCCGGGAACTGCTGGAACAGTTCTCACTCGCCGATGCCGGCGACCGCGTGAGCTCCGGCTACTCGGGCGGCATGCGCCGGCGCTTGGACCTGGCGGCGACGCTGGTCGGCCGTCCGTCGGTGCTGTTCCTCGACGAGCCGACCACCGGGCTGGACCCCCGGGCCCGCACCGAGCTGTGGGGCGTGCTCGAGACGCTGGTCGGCGACGGCACCTCGATCCTGTTGACCACCCAGTACCTGGACGAGGCCGATCGTCTGGCCGACGACATCCTCGTCGTCGACCATGGTCGGGTGATCGCACGCGGTGATGCGCGCAGCCTCAAGCGTCAGGTGGGTGGCGACAACATCGGCGTGACGATCAACGATCCGTCGCAACTCGATGAGGTGGCTGCCATCCTGGCCCGAGTCACCGGCACCCATCCGGTGGTCGACCGCCCCGCACGCACCGCCACCTCACCCACGACCGAGGGCGTCGCCGCCCTCGCCTCGGTGGCCAACGCGCTGGCCGACAACCGGGTCGCCGTCGAGGACCTCAGCCTGCGCCAGCCCACCCTCGACGAGGTGTTCCTCACCCTGACCGGTGCTCCCGCCGAGGCCGACCAACCATCTGACGAGGCCGAGGAGGCCCACCGATGA
- a CDS encoding LLM class flavin-dependent oxidoreductase, which translates to MTFIALRYDMRTTPTGADHEALYQTAMDQIRWADQLGLDAVVLSEHHVSEEGYLPSPLVMAGAVAGATDRITIMLAALVAGLQHPIRLAEDLAVLDHLASGRVLAVLGIGYRPIEFEVFGADRSRRGPLLEELVGVLRQAWAGEPFEFRGATIVVRPLPLTPGGPMLAVGGSVAASAKRAARLGLPLFAGHNDPELGEIYQAECARLGHEGGWTMIPSGPMFVHVSDDPERDWARIGPIALDDAAVMASWQTAGNRSLVDSAATTLHDLRLEGTYRVVTPDECVELCRQVHTLTLHPLMGGLDPDLSWASLELFESDVLPRLRAN; encoded by the coding sequence ATGACCTTCATCGCCCTTCGCTACGACATGCGGACCACCCCGACCGGGGCGGACCACGAGGCGCTCTACCAAACGGCCATGGATCAGATCCGCTGGGCCGATCAGCTCGGGCTGGACGCGGTGGTGTTGTCGGAGCACCACGTCAGCGAGGAGGGCTATCTGCCCTCGCCGCTGGTGATGGCCGGTGCGGTGGCCGGGGCGACCGATCGCATCACGATCATGCTCGCCGCGCTGGTTGCCGGCCTGCAGCACCCGATCCGCCTGGCTGAGGACCTGGCGGTGCTCGACCACCTGGCGAGTGGCCGGGTGCTGGCCGTGCTCGGCATCGGCTATCGCCCGATCGAGTTTGAGGTGTTCGGCGCCGACCGCAGCCGTCGCGGACCGCTGCTCGAGGAGCTGGTGGGCGTGCTGCGCCAGGCCTGGGCGGGGGAGCCGTTCGAGTTCCGAGGTGCGACGATCGTGGTACGGCCCTTGCCGCTCACCCCGGGCGGGCCGATGCTGGCGGTCGGCGGATCGGTGGCGGCGTCGGCGAAGCGGGCGGCGCGGTTGGGGCTGCCGCTGTTCGCCGGTCACAACGACCCGGAGCTGGGCGAGATCTATCAGGCCGAGTGCGCCCGGCTGGGCCACGAGGGCGGCTGGACGATGATCCCGTCCGGTCCGATGTTCGTGCACGTCAGCGACGACCCCGAGCGGGACTGGGCCCGGATCGGTCCCATCGCCCTCGACGACGCCGCCGTTATGGCCTCGTGGCAGACCGCCGGCAACCGCTCGCTGGTCGATTCCGCAGCGACCACGCTGCACGATCTGCGCTTGGAGGGCACCTACCGGGTGGTCACCCCCGACGAGTGCGTCGAGCTGTGTCGGCAGGTGCACACCCTGACGCTGCACCCGCTGATGGGCGGGCTGGACCCCGACCTGTCATGGGCCAGCCTCGAATTGTTTGAGTCCGACGTACTCCCTCGTCTGCGCGCCAACTGA
- a CDS encoding helix-turn-helix transcriptional regulator, translated as MGRTQEARRAETRRRLLDAATDLFARQGYHATSVEAVAAAADRTTGALYNHFGGKSGLLVALLEDWIAQTVAGLTAGLPSLSDLDGRLAGMWTGLIASDDASADAWLLLEFELWLHAVRDPEIGQIGAERFRQMRTGLAGALEDWAIEFGFHLPGPSDEVASQLIALLTGMAFQHRLDPDAISTGAVLAGLRRLLELTPEPARLTI; from the coding sequence GTGGGCCGCACCCAGGAAGCACGACGCGCCGAGACCCGTCGCCGGTTGCTCGACGCCGCCACCGACCTGTTTGCCCGGCAGGGTTATCACGCCACCTCGGTCGAGGCGGTCGCCGCCGCGGCAGACCGCACCACCGGAGCGCTGTACAACCACTTCGGCGGCAAGTCCGGCCTGTTGGTCGCCCTGCTCGAGGACTGGATCGCCCAGACGGTCGCCGGCCTCACCGCCGGGCTTCCCAGCCTGTCCGACCTCGATGGTCGCTTGGCCGGCATGTGGACCGGGCTGATCGCCAGCGACGACGCCAGCGCTGACGCCTGGCTGCTCCTCGAGTTTGAACTGTGGCTGCACGCCGTCCGCGACCCCGAGATCGGCCAGATCGGCGCCGAGCGCTTCCGTCAGATGCGCACCGGACTGGCCGGGGCGCTGGAGGACTGGGCAATCGAGTTCGGCTTCCACCTTCCCGGCCCGAGCGACGAGGTGGCGTCGCAGCTGATCGCCCTGCTGACCGGCATGGCGTTTCAGCACCGGCTCGACCCGGACGCGATCTCGACCGGGGCGGTTCTCGCCGGGCTGCGCCGGCTTCTTGAATTGACCCCCGAGCCGGCCCGTCTGACCATCTGA
- a CDS encoding nitronate monooxygenase, whose protein sequence is MQTELAKRLGIEFPIFAFTHCRDVVVAVSKAGGFGVLGAVGFTPEQLETELTWIDEHIGDLPYGVDIVIPGKYEGMGEGDAEKLEQELKDLIPEQHRKFVDDILHDHGVPDIPDEDKMQELLGWTEATAGPQVQVALSHPKVKLLANALGTPPPDVIDEIHESGRLVAALCGTASQATRHANAGVDIVIAQGTEGGGHTGDVASLVLWPEVIDAIGDTPMLAAGGIGSGRQMAAALALGAQGVWTGSLWLTVDEADVPPAQMKTLLEATSRDTVRSRSWTGKPCRMLRNEWTEAWEAEGNPKPLGMPMQFMVTSNAVQRGHLYPEQAKDVNFNPVGQIVGRMNKMRPTREVVFDLVSECIDATERLQGLMNSTTEASA, encoded by the coding sequence ATGCAGACCGAACTGGCCAAGCGCCTCGGTATCGAGTTTCCCATCTTCGCCTTCACCCATTGTCGTGACGTCGTGGTCGCCGTCAGCAAGGCGGGCGGCTTCGGCGTGCTCGGTGCGGTCGGGTTCACGCCCGAGCAGCTCGAGACCGAGCTCACCTGGATCGACGAGCACATCGGCGACCTGCCCTACGGCGTCGACATCGTCATCCCCGGCAAGTACGAGGGCATGGGCGAGGGCGATGCCGAGAAGCTCGAGCAGGAGCTGAAGGACCTGATCCCCGAGCAGCACCGCAAGTTCGTCGATGACATCCTGCATGACCACGGCGTGCCGGACATCCCCGACGAGGACAAGATGCAAGAGCTGCTCGGCTGGACCGAGGCGACCGCCGGCCCGCAGGTGCAGGTTGCGCTGTCGCACCCCAAGGTGAAGTTGCTCGCCAACGCCCTGGGTACGCCGCCGCCGGACGTGATCGACGAGATCCACGAGTCCGGCCGCCTGGTCGCCGCCCTGTGCGGCACGGCCTCGCAGGCCACCCGCCACGCCAACGCCGGCGTCGACATCGTGATCGCCCAAGGCACCGAGGGTGGCGGCCACACCGGCGACGTCGCCTCGCTGGTGCTGTGGCCCGAGGTGATCGACGCCATCGGCGACACGCCGATGCTGGCGGCGGGAGGCATCGGCAGCGGCCGCCAGATGGCGGCGGCGCTGGCCCTGGGTGCCCAGGGCGTGTGGACGGGGTCGCTGTGGCTCACCGTCGACGAGGCCGACGTGCCACCGGCGCAGATGAAGACGCTGCTCGAGGCGACCAGCCGCGACACGGTGCGCTCGCGATCGTGGACCGGCAAGCCGTGCCGCATGCTGCGCAACGAGTGGACCGAGGCCTGGGAGGCCGAGGGCAACCCCAAGCCGCTCGGCATGCCGATGCAGTTCATGGTCACCTCCAACGCGGTGCAGCGGGGCCACCTCTATCCCGAGCAGGCCAAGGACGTGAACTTCAACCCGGTCGGCCAGATCGTCGGCCGCATGAACAAGATGCGGCCGACACGCGAGGTGGTGTTCGACCTGGTGAGCGAGTGCATCGATGCCACCGAGCGCCTCCAGGGCCTCATGAACTCGACCACGGAGGCGTCGGCATGA
- a CDS encoding cytochrome P450, whose product MTATTSPDSRDEGIGSPATGGCPFTGAVARGPIEPVAVEPGFDFTDPDLIADRIPLEELAALRQSAPIFWNPQTREESSFDDGGFWMVTRHADVRAISGARDGWSSEENTAVVRFDGATVGPDERAMQREMILNMDAPRHTKLRGIIGRGSFTPRAIGRIEGALDQRARQIVSDAVAKGSGDLVADVSCELPLQAIADLVGFPQEDRKRIFDWSNQMVAYDDPEYEVEPAVAAAEILGYAMGLGEARKADPQGDIATRLLTADLDGELLTSEEFAFFCLILAVAGNETTRNAISHGMQAFFENPDQWELFKRERPETTADEIVRWASPIVIFQRTATTDHEIHGTKIKAGQRVGLSYSSANFDETVFDEPHRFDITRSPNHHVGFGGGGAHYCIGANLARMEINLMFNAIADLAPDIEPLGDPRRLRSAWINGIKGLPVRYA is encoded by the coding sequence ATGACCGCCACGACGAGCCCCGATTCCCGCGACGAGGGGATCGGTTCGCCCGCGACCGGCGGCTGTCCTTTCACGGGCGCGGTCGCCCGTGGGCCGATCGAACCGGTCGCCGTCGAGCCGGGCTTCGACTTCACCGACCCCGATCTGATCGCCGACCGCATCCCGCTCGAGGAGCTGGCCGCGCTGCGCCAAAGCGCCCCGATCTTCTGGAACCCGCAGACCCGCGAGGAGTCGTCCTTCGACGACGGCGGCTTCTGGATGGTCACCCGGCACGCCGACGTGAGGGCGATCTCCGGCGCCCGGGACGGCTGGTCGTCCGAGGAGAACACGGCGGTCGTCCGCTTCGACGGTGCGACTGTCGGCCCCGACGAGCGGGCGATGCAGCGAGAGATGATCCTCAACATGGATGCGCCCCGGCACACCAAGCTGCGGGGCATCATCGGCCGGGGCAGCTTCACCCCCCGGGCGATCGGCCGGATCGAGGGAGCGCTCGACCAGCGGGCGCGTCAGATCGTGTCCGACGCCGTGGCCAAGGGCAGCGGCGACCTGGTGGCCGATGTGTCGTGTGAGCTGCCGCTTCAGGCGATCGCCGACCTGGTCGGGTTCCCCCAGGAGGACCGCAAGAGGATCTTCGACTGGTCCAACCAGATGGTGGCCTACGACGACCCGGAGTACGAGGTGGAACCGGCCGTCGCCGCCGCCGAGATCCTCGGCTACGCCATGGGGCTGGGCGAGGCCCGCAAGGCGGACCCGCAGGGCGACATCGCCACCCGGTTGCTCACCGCCGACCTCGACGGCGAGCTGCTGACCTCGGAGGAGTTCGCCTTCTTCTGTTTGATTCTGGCGGTCGCCGGCAACGAGACCACCCGCAACGCGATCAGCCACGGTATGCAGGCGTTCTTCGAGAACCCCGACCAGTGGGAGCTGTTCAAGCGGGAACGGCCCGAGACGACCGCTGATGAGATCGTGCGTTGGGCCAGCCCGATCGTGATCTTCCAGCGCACCGCCACGACCGACCACGAGATCCACGGCACGAAGATCAAGGCCGGTCAGCGGGTGGGGTTGTCCTACAGCTCGGCCAACTTCGACGAGACCGTGTTCGACGAGCCGCACCGCTTCGACATCACCCGTAGCCCCAACCATCACGTGGGCTTCGGCGGGGGCGGAGCGCACTACTGCATCGGCGCCAACCTGGCCCGCATGGAGATCAACCTGATGTTCAACGCCATCGCCGACCTGGCACCCGACATCGAGCCGCTGGGCGACCCCCGCCGGCTGCGCAGCGCCTGGATCAACGGCATCAAGGGCCTTCCGGTGCGCTACGCCTGA
- the kdpF gene encoding K(+)-transporting ATPase subunit F: MNLESIAGLVIAAGLFVYLVVTLIWPERF, from the coding sequence GTGAACCTCGAGAGCATCGCCGGCCTGGTGATCGCCGCCGGACTGTTCGTCTACCTGGTCGTCACCCTGATCTGGCCGGAGCGCTTCTGA
- the kdpA gene encoding potassium-transporting ATPase subunit KdpA translates to MSAAAIFQILVLLVLLGVTVPPLGRYLAGVFGDPELGGEPEPTPGERVFGPIERMIYRACRIDPGSQQRWTGYAMSLLAFSLASVVGLYALLRLPGVLPLNPDGRPGVGPTVAFNTAISFLTNTNWQAYGGETTMSHLSQMVGLTVQNFVSAAAGMAVIVAIIRGISRRGSSTLGNFWVDLTRIVVRVLVPMAFIAAILLVSQGVIQNFSGTQTVSGVAGVSQSIPGGPAASQVAIKQLGTNGGGFFNANSTHPFENPNGWTNLLQIWLILSLPLAIPLAYGRMVKDRKQGNVLLGVMMVLWLGSVLLASTAETAGNPMLTDRGADQAVAAQQSGGNMEGKETRFGPGTCGLFAGTTTGTSTGAVNCMHDSMTGAGGGVTMVNMLLGEVSPGGVGVGLMGLLIYALLAVFIAGLMVGRTPEYLGKKIQATEMKLVVLFIVVMPLTVLGLSAVSIRLGTVLDQSIQDPGAHGLSEVLYAFTSAANNNGSAFAGLDASTNWMTITQGIAMLLGRFGLIIPALAIAGSLARKERVPITAGTFPTGTPLFGGLVTGVVLIVAGLTFFPVLALGPVVEALAMR, encoded by the coding sequence ATGTCCGCCGCAGCCATTTTTCAGATCTTGGTCCTGTTGGTGTTGCTCGGCGTCACCGTGCCGCCGCTCGGGCGCTACCTGGCGGGGGTGTTCGGCGACCCGGAGCTGGGCGGCGAGCCCGAGCCCACCCCCGGCGAGCGGGTGTTTGGCCCTATCGAGCGCATGATCTACCGGGCCTGTCGCATCGACCCCGGATCACAGCAGCGCTGGACCGGGTACGCCATGTCGCTCCTGGCGTTCAGCCTCGCATCGGTTGTGGGGTTGTACGCCCTGCTCCGATTGCCAGGGGTGCTACCGCTGAACCCCGATGGCCGCCCGGGCGTCGGCCCGACGGTGGCGTTCAACACGGCCATCTCGTTTCTCACCAACACCAACTGGCAGGCCTACGGCGGCGAGACCACGATGAGCCACCTCAGCCAGATGGTGGGCCTGACCGTGCAGAACTTCGTGTCGGCGGCCGCCGGCATGGCGGTGATCGTGGCGATCATCCGGGGCATCAGCCGGCGGGGGTCGTCCACCCTGGGCAACTTCTGGGTGGACCTCACCAGGATCGTCGTGCGGGTGCTCGTGCCGATGGCGTTCATCGCAGCGATCCTGCTGGTCAGCCAGGGCGTCATCCAGAACTTCTCGGGGACCCAAACGGTGTCGGGCGTGGCCGGCGTCTCCCAGTCGATCCCCGGTGGCCCGGCGGCCTCGCAGGTGGCGATCAAGCAGCTGGGCACCAACGGCGGCGGGTTCTTCAACGCCAACTCGACCCACCCCTTCGAGAATCCCAACGGCTGGACCAACCTGCTGCAGATCTGGTTGATCCTGTCGCTGCCCCTGGCCATCCCGCTCGCCTACGGGCGGATGGTGAAGGACCGCAAACAGGGCAACGTCTTGCTCGGCGTGATGATGGTGCTGTGGCTCGGGTCGGTGCTGCTGGCCAGCACTGCCGAGACCGCCGGTAACCCGATGCTGACCGATCGAGGCGCCGACCAGGCGGTGGCCGCCCAGCAGTCGGGCGGCAACATGGAGGGCAAGGAGACCCGGTTTGGCCCGGGGACCTGTGGGCTCTTTGCCGGCACCACCACCGGAACCTCCACCGGCGCGGTCAACTGCATGCACGACTCGATGACCGGCGCCGGCGGCGGCGTCACCATGGTCAACATGCTGCTCGGGGAGGTGAGCCCGGGCGGCGTGGGAGTGGGGTTGATGGGGCTGCTGATCTACGCCCTGCTGGCGGTGTTCATCGCCGGGCTGATGGTCGGGCGAACGCCGGAGTACCTCGGCAAGAAGATCCAAGCGACCGAGATGAAGCTGGTGGTGCTCTTCATCGTGGTCATGCCCCTCACCGTGTTGGGCCTGAGCGCGGTGAGCATCCGGTTGGGCACCGTGCTCGACCAGTCGATCCAGGATCCGGGGGCGCACGGCCTGAGCGAGGTGCTCTACGCCTTCACCTCGGCCGCCAACAACAACGGCTCGGCGTTCGCAGGCCTCGACGCCAGCACCAACTGGATGACGATCACCCAGGGCATCGCCATGCTGCTCGGCCGCTTCGGGCTGATCATCCCGGCCCTGGCCATCGCCGGATCGCTGGCCCGTAAGGAACGGGTGCCGATCACCGCCGGCACGTTCCCAACCGGCACCCCGCTGTTCGGCGGCCTGGTGACCGGCGTCGTGCTGATCGTCGCCGGACTCACTTTCTTTCCCGTACTTGCGCTCGGCCCGGTGGTCGAGGCGCTGGCGATGCGCTGA